Proteins co-encoded in one Odontesthes bonariensis isolate fOdoBon6 chromosome 24, fOdoBon6.hap1, whole genome shotgun sequence genomic window:
- the gzf1 gene encoding uncharacterized protein gzf1, whose translation MGIKVVQLTSNSHHESILSSLRDLRLQGQLCDVTVQVDYQGDLQEFQAHQVILAASSGYFKKILLCENATQDKLILSNMNFNDFSKFLEFVYTGKVEVARNKIREVQEMAQFLDCGGLSEVCGNALSAGVLQKPTGKTSASKDEAPVDAHSATSGEKSKEQKKPKSLLRKRPLSPQTPEREVVSKAKSTLRNDKRRGKRLKLKVAGHKVLQRQWYSPKEAPHAESQVGNAGAKECGNGTEDEAQPENKKDKEDESSLGKPISDVDDWECEDDDQNDDSQDPLFLLEDEREDEAEEGQSEGKLKRTSRAQFQCNKCQRTFHYERSYLKHISTYHGVKADVVYRCDTCMQTFANRSNLKIHEKHVHSNERLFTCDSCSKTFKRKKDVVRHQRQVHERNLQHVCPTCGKALSSKAALLLHERTHTGTKPYECADCGARFTQNSALKMHRRTHTGEKPFACDECDARFTQKHMLAYHKRSHTGEKPFMCEACGKSFASKEYLRHHSNIHTGFKPYKCEQCGRGFAQRNSLNQHLKIHTGERPYSCKDCDKQFTQLNALQRHQRIHTGEKPYMCGLCKRTFTDKSTLRRHTMIHDTDAPWKTYLVVLEGNVEEKKPRFSSKERPEKADAGEKMGAANKSPGAAGSGIETGKIHTESIVVPTEPVTLHSDWTSHGAIALVSHGGLGGITVIHTEVPPGTQIQPIVATNGAGANVISLDGSAIPVPFSLPVSVAHAVSLSSEAPSTSLSVPTLSVPVTDALLASVSDIPTVSTSSVLEAAASQTILAPASENKAISETDTLPPDVETVTVNDMACENEQTAVAQSDEQHNTADDPTAEPKKASDQQAV comes from the exons ATGGGGATCAAAGTGGTCCAGCTCACGTCAAATTCACATCATGAAAGCATTCTGTCTTCTCTGCGTGATCTGAGGCTGCAAGGACAATTGTGCGATGTTACGGTGCAGGTGGACTATCAGGGGGATTTGCAAGAATTTCAGGCCCACCAGGTGATACTTGCTGCATCCAGTGGCTATTTCAAGAAGATTCTTCTGTGTGAGAATGCAACCCAGGATAAATTAATACTATCAAATATGAATTTCAATGATTTCTCCAAGTTTTTGGAATTTGTTTACACCGGTAAGGTTGAAGTTGCCAGGAATAAGATTCGTGAAGTTCAAGAAATGGCACAGTTTTTGGACTGCGGGGGTCTGTCGGAGGTTTGTGGCAACGCCCTGAGTGCTGGAGTTCTCCAAAAGCCCACAGGGAAAACATCTGCATCCAAGGATGAAGCACCGGTTGACGCGCACAGTGCAACGTCAGGAGAAAAGTCCAAAGAGCAGAAGAAGCCTAAAAGCTTACTTCGTAAGCGACCGCTCTCTCCGCAGACCCCTGAAAGGGAAGTCGTAAGTAAGGCAAAAAGCACGCTGAGGAACGACAAAAGACGAGGAAAACGGCTAAAGCTGAAAGTGGCGGGCCATAAAGTGCTGCAGAGGCAATGGTATTCTCCAAAAGAGGCCCCTCACGCAGAAAGTCAAGTCGGCAACGCCGGTGCGAAGGAGTGTGGGAACGGGACTGAGGATGAGGCAcagccagaaaataaaaaagataaagaagaTGAGTCCTCACTGGGGAAGCCCATCTCTGATGTGGATGATTGGGAATGTGAGGATGATGATCAGAATGATGATTCTCAAGACCCCTTGTTTTTACTCGAGGACGAGAGGGAAGACGAGGCGGAGGAAGGTCAGTCCGAGGGGAAATTAAAAAGAACATCCAGGGCCCAGTTCCAGTGTAACAAGTGCCAGCGGACTTTCCACTATGAGAGAAGCTACTTGAAGCACATCAG CACATACCACGGAGTGAAAGCAGACGTCGTCTATCGCTGTGACACCTGCATGCAGACCTTTGCCAACCGCAGCAACCTAAAGATCCACGAAAAGCACGTTCACAGCAACGAGAGACTCTTTACCTGTGACTCCTGCTCCAAGACCTTCAAACGAAAGAAGGATGTCGTCCGCCATCAAAGACAG GTGCACGAGCGAAACCTGCAACACGTGTGTCCTACTTGCGGGAAGGCGCTCAGCTCCAAAGCTGCCTTGCTGTTGCACGAGAGGACTCACACGGGCACCAAGCCCTACGAGTGCGCTGACTGCGGAGCCAGATTTACCCAAAACTCTGCCCTCAAGATGCATCGCAG GACTcacactggagagaagccattcgCCTGTGACGAATGCGACGCCCGGTTCACTCAGAAGCACATGTTGGCGTATCACAAGAGATCCCACACAG gagagaaacctttcatgtGTGAGGCCTGCGGGAAAAGCTTTGCATCTAAAGAATACCTGAGACACCACTCGAACATCCACACCGGGTTTAAGCCTTACAAATGCGAGCAGTGTGGCCGGGGCTTCGCTCAGAGGAACTCTCTCAACCAGCATCTTAAAATACACACGG GCGAGCGCCCGTACAGCTGCAAAGACTGCGATAAACAGTTCACCCAGCTCAACGCGCTCCAGAGGCACCAGCGTATTCACACGGGAGAGAAGCCCTACATGTGTGGCCTCTGCAAACGCACCTTTACAGACAAGTCCACCCTTCGCAGGCACACCATG ATTCATGACACGGACGCTCCGTGGAAGACCTACCTGGTGGTGCTGGAGGGAAATGTGGAGGAAAAGAAGCCCAGGTTTTCCTCAAAGGAAAGGCCGGAAAAAGCTGACGCGGGAGAGAAAATGGGCGCGGCGAACAAAAGTCCTGGTGCTGCTGGTTCGGGTATTGAAACTGGGAAAATCCACACCGAGTCCATCGTAGTTCCGACTGAGCCGGTCACTCTACACTCTGACTGGACCAGTCACGGAGCCATTGCTCTGGTCAGCCACGGCGGTCTTGGCGGTATCACTGTCATCCACACAGAAGTTCCGCCAGGCACGCAGATCCAGCCGATAGTAGCCACAAACGGGGCAGGAGCAAATGTCATATCCTTAGATGGTTCAGCCATCCCTGTCCCCTTTTCTCTACCAGTGTCTGTGGCTCACGCTGTTTCTTTGTCTTCTGAAGCCCCTTCCACCTCTCTGTCCGTGCCCACTCTCTCCGTTCCTGTTACGGACGCCTTGTTAGCGTCGGTCTCAGACATCCCAACAGTCTCTACATCATCTGTACTGGAGGCAGCTGCTTCCCAGACTATTCTGGCTCCAGCTTCAGAGAATAAGGCGATCTCCGAGACTGATACTTTACCGCCTGACGTAGAGACGGTGACTGTGAATGACATGGCTTGTGAAAACGAACAAACAGCTGTTGCCCAAAGCGATGAACAGCATAACACAGCAGACGATCCTACAGCTGAACCAAAAAAGGCTTCGGATCAACAAGCTGTGTAG